The following coding sequences are from one Pseudonocardia sp. HH130630-07 window:
- a CDS encoding PE domain-containing protein, whose protein sequence is MTTPSHAPRGSASDSLMVQISVDNVLRVRAMLEEQEETLSAALDRAELGRVLEPCGTDPVSQGYTEPFQRKIDEVFALHHAHRAELAEAVDRLGDAAKEYGLIEDENTRSFAPGNG, encoded by the coding sequence GTGACGACCCCCTCGCATGCGCCGCGTGGTTCGGCTTCGGACTCGTTGATGGTGCAGATCTCGGTGGACAATGTTCTTCGGGTGCGGGCGATGCTGGAGGAGCAGGAGGAGACGCTGAGTGCGGCGCTGGATCGGGCCGAGCTGGGCCGCGTTCTTGAGCCGTGCGGCACGGATCCGGTCTCGCAGGGCTACACGGAGCCGTTCCAGCGGAAGATCGACGAGGTGTTCGCGCTGCATCATGCTCACCGTGCTGAACTCGCCGAAGCGGTGGATCGGTTGGGCGATGCGGCGAAGGAGTACGGCCTGATCGAGGACGAGAACACGCGCTCGTTCGCTCCGGGGAACGGCTGA
- a CDS encoding ABC transporter permease: MTTTATPPSTRTAPPDRETPLLPPVLRHSAALARRGIVKTVHSPEALLDVTLQPVIFLLLFVYVFGGAISGNSAEYLQFALPGVLLQTVVFASAGTGVGLAEDLKTGIFDRFRSLPIPRSAPLVGAIGADLVRYVASGLIMLGFGFVLGYRTPVGPLAIAGAFALVVAFAFAMCWIFTTLGVLVREPRSVQGIGAMIMLPLTFASSVFVPVETMPGWLQTFVEINPVSRCADAVRALLGGTPAGGAVTASLLTSAVVVAVFAPIAVAIYRRRT, translated from the coding sequence GTGACCACCACCGCCACGCCCCCGTCCACCCGGACCGCTCCACCCGACCGCGAGACCCCGTTGCTGCCGCCGGTGCTGCGCCACAGTGCCGCGCTCGCCCGCCGCGGCATCGTCAAGACCGTCCACTCGCCGGAGGCGCTGCTCGACGTGACGCTGCAGCCGGTCATCTTCCTGCTGCTGTTCGTCTACGTCTTCGGTGGTGCGATCTCCGGCAACAGCGCCGAGTACCTGCAGTTCGCACTGCCCGGCGTGCTGTTGCAGACGGTCGTGTTCGCCTCCGCGGGCACCGGCGTCGGGCTGGCCGAGGACCTGAAGACCGGGATCTTCGACCGGTTCCGCAGCCTGCCGATCCCGCGGTCGGCCCCGCTGGTCGGTGCGATCGGCGCCGACCTCGTCCGCTACGTCGCGTCCGGGCTCATCATGCTCGGCTTCGGGTTCGTCCTCGGCTACCGGACGCCGGTCGGACCGCTCGCGATCGCCGGGGCGTTCGCCCTGGTCGTGGCGTTCGCGTTCGCGATGTGCTGGATCTTCACCACGCTCGGGGTGCTGGTCCGCGAGCCCCGGTCGGTGCAGGGCATCGGCGCCATGATCATGCTGCCGCTGACCTTCGCCTCCTCGGTCTTCGTACCGGTCGAGACGATGCCCGGCTGGCTGCAGACCTTCGTCGAGATCAACCCGGTGTCCCGGTGTGCCGACGCGGTGCGGGCGCTGCTCGGCGGGACCCCGGCCGGGGGTGCGGTCACCGCGTCCCTGCTGACCTCGGCCGTCGTCGTCGCGGTGTTCGCACCGATCGCGGTGGCGATCTACCGGCGCCGCACCTGA
- a CDS encoding LLM class F420-dependent oxidoreductase, which produces MKFGIATFVTDEGIRPAPLGRALEERGFDSVWLAEHSHIPTSRESPYPGGGDLPRQYYRTLDPFVTLAAMAEVTTDLLLGTGIILMPQRDVIHTATQTASLDLISGGRLMLGVGAGWNREEMRNHGADPTTRGRLMNEQLQALKLLWTEDEAEFHGEHVHLERSFCWPKPARSPHPPIYVGGESRAALDRLAGHADGWLPRGGTPPEEISRVRAELADRGRPDVPTTLFAAPADAASISGYADAGVERVTFLLPTAGESESLRALDEFAQVVDRLG; this is translated from the coding sequence ATGAAGTTCGGCATCGCAACGTTCGTGACCGACGAGGGCATCCGGCCCGCTCCGCTCGGGCGGGCCCTGGAGGAGCGCGGGTTCGACTCGGTGTGGCTGGCCGAGCACTCGCACATCCCGACCAGCCGGGAGTCGCCGTACCCCGGCGGTGGCGACCTGCCCCGGCAGTACTACCGCACGCTCGACCCGTTCGTCACGCTCGCGGCGATGGCCGAGGTGACGACGGACCTGCTGCTCGGCACCGGGATCATCCTCATGCCGCAGCGAGACGTGATCCACACGGCCACCCAGACGGCCAGCCTCGACCTGATCTCCGGCGGCCGGCTGATGCTGGGCGTCGGCGCCGGCTGGAACCGCGAGGAGATGCGCAACCACGGCGCCGACCCGACGACCCGGGGCCGCCTGATGAACGAGCAGCTGCAGGCCCTGAAGCTGCTGTGGACCGAGGACGAGGCCGAGTTCCACGGCGAGCACGTGCACCTGGAGCGCTCCTTCTGCTGGCCGAAGCCGGCCCGGTCCCCGCACCCGCCGATCTACGTCGGCGGGGAGAGCCGGGCGGCGCTGGACCGGCTCGCCGGTCACGCCGACGGCTGGCTGCCGCGCGGTGGCACCCCGCCCGAGGAGATCAGCCGGGTCCGCGCCGAGCTCGCCGACCGCGGCAGGCCGGACGTGCCGACCACGCTGTTCGCCGCGCCCGCGGACGCCGCCTCGATCTCCGGTTACGCCGACGCCGGGGTGGAGCGGGTGACGTTCCTGCTGCCCACCGCCGGGGAGAGCGAGTCGCTGCGGGCCCTCGACGAGTTCGCGCAGGTGGTCGACCGGCTGGGGTGA
- a CDS encoding 4-(cytidine 5'-diphospho)-2-C-methyl-D-erythritol kinase → MLSAVPRPVTARVPAKINLHLAVGGVRPDGFHDLVTVFHAVSLFDEVSVAPADAPALEVHGDGVAEVPLDATNLAWRAVELLARRADREPDVRVVLRKGIPVAGGMAGGSADAAGALVALSALWRMELGRDELSELAAELGSDVTFALHGGTALGTGRGEQIVPVLARHRLHWVVALARGGLSTPKVFGELDRLRGDGPITERPVEPVLEALSSGDPRRLALNLGNDLQVAAVSMAPDLRRTLRAGVNAGALAGLVSGSGPTCAFLCADADAAVEVATELAGMGVCRTVRVAHGPVAGARVVDDSEPPPERGGPSSSGAWPPARA, encoded by the coding sequence GTGCTGTCCGCCGTGCCGCGACCGGTCACCGCCCGGGTCCCCGCGAAGATCAACCTGCACCTCGCCGTGGGCGGGGTGCGGCCGGACGGCTTCCACGACCTCGTCACCGTGTTCCACGCGGTGAGCCTGTTCGACGAGGTCTCGGTCGCACCCGCCGACGCGCCCGCGCTGGAGGTGCACGGCGACGGCGTCGCCGAGGTCCCCCTCGACGCGACGAACCTGGCCTGGCGGGCCGTCGAGCTGCTCGCCCGGCGCGCCGACCGCGAGCCCGACGTGCGGGTCGTCCTGCGCAAGGGCATCCCCGTCGCCGGGGGCATGGCCGGTGGGTCCGCGGACGCGGCCGGGGCGCTGGTCGCGCTGTCCGCGCTGTGGCGGATGGAGCTGGGCCGCGACGAGCTGTCCGAGCTCGCCGCCGAACTCGGCTCGGACGTGACGTTCGCGCTGCACGGCGGCACCGCGCTCGGCACCGGCCGCGGCGAGCAGATCGTCCCCGTGCTGGCCCGGCACCGGCTGCACTGGGTGGTCGCGCTGGCCCGCGGCGGGCTGTCCACGCCGAAGGTGTTCGGCGAGCTCGACCGGCTCCGCGGCGACGGCCCGATCACCGAGCGCCCGGTCGAGCCGGTCCTCGAAGCCCTGTCGTCGGGTGACCCCCGCCGGCTCGCCCTGAACCTGGGCAACGACCTGCAGGTCGCCGCCGTCTCGATGGCGCCGGACCTGCGCCGCACGCTGCGCGCCGGCGTCAACGCCGGTGCGCTCGCCGGGCTGGTCTCCGGCTCCGGCCCGACCTGCGCCTTCCTCTGCGCCGACGCCGACGCCGCCGTGGAGGTCGCCACCGAGCTGGCCGGGATGGGTGTGTGCCGCACCGTCCGCGTCGCGCACGGGCCCGTCGCCGGGGCCCGGGTCGTCGACGACAGCGAACCCCCGCCCGAGCGTGGCGGTCCGTCGTCCTCCGGGGCGTGGCCCCCGGCGCGCGCCTGA
- a CDS encoding DUF3558 family protein, whose product MLRRSVVSVWVVAVLVLAGCGGAVQEPPPSLLGPRPVDLDLSSVDWCATLTPEQQRARGVDYAEPWAGNVGVSRSSGCFWQTVARTKFAAQVIDGRAESAAEERGLRVVSVGGFGAVRAASTTGNGPGLPPFCQIAIDVNETQTVRVQHRAGSIDDGGDPVAIEEACLTATRFGEDVLGNLRR is encoded by the coding sequence GTGCTGCGTCGTTCGGTCGTGTCGGTGTGGGTGGTCGCGGTGCTGGTGCTGGCCGGGTGTGGTGGGGCGGTGCAGGAGCCGCCGCCGTCGTTGCTGGGGCCGCGGCCGGTGGATCTTGATCTGTCGAGTGTGGACTGGTGTGCGACGTTGACGCCGGAGCAGCAGCGGGCTCGTGGAGTGGACTACGCCGAGCCGTGGGCGGGGAACGTTGGTGTGTCCCGGTCTTCGGGTTGTTTCTGGCAGACGGTTGCGCGCACGAAGTTCGCGGCGCAGGTGATCGATGGGCGTGCGGAGTCGGCTGCGGAGGAGCGTGGTTTGCGGGTGGTGTCCGTGGGTGGTTTCGGTGCGGTGCGGGCGGCGTCGACGACGGGGAACGGTCCGGGGCTGCCTCCGTTCTGTCAGATCGCGATCGATGTGAACGAGACGCAGACGGTGCGGGTACAGCACCGCGCCGGGAGTATCGACGACGGCGGTGATCCGGTGGCGATCGAGGAGGCATGCCTAACGGCCACCCGATTTGGTGAGGACGTGCTCGGGAACCTGCGGCGGTGA
- a CDS encoding ABC-F family ATP-binding cassette domain-containing protein: protein MPENLLNLENVTAHVPGDASRVLLDAVSLGVERGDRIGVVGLNGGGKTTLLDVITGERPVEGGRVSRVGGLRLAHLVQHDRFPAGSTVRDIVLAGYGADHEWAADPQVRDVLDGLGITDTERPTDGLSGGEKRRVALAAALVGDLDLVVLDEPTNHLDVEGIGWLARHLTDRRIALVVVTHDRWFLDNVCTRTWEVAGGRVESYQGGYADWVYARAERSRQADAAEQRRRNLARKELAWLRRGPPARTSKPRYRIEAAEALIADVPAPRDTVELMQFATNRLGRTVLELEDARVEIAGRALLDRVTWRLGPGDRVGIVGINGSGKTTLLRALSGERELDSGRRVQGSTVKLAQLSQELVDLPAEMRVLETTEAVAKYVRFGKQEMTASQVLERLGFPASRQWTPVGRLSGGERRRLQLTRLLMAEPNVLLLDEPTNDLDVDTLTGLEDLLDGWPGTLIVVSHDRYLTERVCDQVVALFGDGRITHLPGGIGEYLTRRAAAGESPAPTPAAPVAAPAAKVDAAAQRTARKEAQRLERRVDQLTKREEKLHAQLAEAATDPPRLAELDRALKEVVAERESAEIEWFAAAERAEG from the coding sequence ATGCCCGAGAACCTGCTCAACCTCGAGAACGTCACCGCGCACGTCCCCGGTGACGCGTCGCGCGTACTGCTCGACGCCGTCTCGCTCGGCGTGGAGCGCGGCGACCGGATCGGTGTCGTCGGCCTGAACGGCGGCGGCAAGACCACCCTGCTCGACGTCATCACCGGCGAACGTCCCGTCGAGGGCGGCCGGGTCAGCCGGGTCGGCGGGCTGCGGCTGGCGCACCTGGTGCAGCACGACCGCTTCCCGGCCGGGTCGACGGTGCGCGACATCGTGCTCGCCGGGTACGGCGCCGACCACGAGTGGGCGGCCGACCCGCAGGTGCGGGATGTCCTGGACGGGCTGGGGATCACCGACACCGAGCGGCCGACCGACGGGCTCTCCGGCGGCGAGAAGCGCCGGGTCGCGCTGGCCGCGGCGCTCGTCGGCGACCTCGATCTCGTCGTCCTCGACGAGCCGACCAACCATCTCGACGTCGAGGGCATCGGCTGGCTCGCCCGGCACCTGACCGACCGGCGGATCGCGCTCGTCGTCGTCACGCACGACCGGTGGTTCCTCGACAACGTCTGCACCCGCACCTGGGAGGTGGCAGGCGGACGCGTCGAGTCCTACCAGGGTGGCTACGCGGACTGGGTCTACGCCCGCGCCGAGCGCTCCCGCCAGGCCGACGCCGCCGAGCAGCGCCGCCGCAACCTCGCCCGCAAGGAACTGGCCTGGCTGCGGCGCGGCCCGCCCGCCCGGACGTCGAAGCCGCGCTACCGGATCGAGGCCGCCGAGGCGCTGATCGCCGACGTGCCGGCGCCGCGGGACACCGTGGAGCTCATGCAGTTCGCCACCAACCGGCTCGGGCGCACCGTGCTGGAGCTGGAGGACGCCCGCGTCGAGATCGCCGGGCGCGCGCTGCTGGACCGGGTGACCTGGCGGCTCGGGCCGGGCGACCGGGTCGGGATCGTCGGGATCAACGGCTCCGGCAAGACGACGCTGCTGCGCGCCCTGTCCGGCGAGCGCGAGCTCGACTCCGGCCGGCGGGTGCAGGGCAGCACCGTGAAGCTCGCGCAGCTGAGCCAGGAACTCGTCGACCTGCCCGCCGAGATGCGGGTGCTGGAGACGACCGAGGCCGTCGCGAAGTACGTGCGGTTCGGCAAGCAGGAGATGACGGCGTCCCAGGTTCTGGAGCGGCTCGGGTTCCCCGCGTCGCGGCAGTGGACGCCGGTCGGGCGGCTGTCCGGCGGCGAGCGCCGGCGGCTGCAGCTCACCCGGCTGCTCATGGCCGAGCCGAACGTGTTGCTGCTCGACGAGCCGACGAACGACCTCGACGTCGACACCCTCACCGGGCTGGAGGACCTGCTCGACGGCTGGCCGGGCACGCTGATCGTGGTCAGCCACGACCGGTACCTCACCGAGCGGGTCTGCGACCAGGTCGTCGCGTTGTTCGGCGACGGGCGGATCACCCACCTCCCCGGCGGGATCGGCGAGTACCTGACCCGGCGGGCCGCCGCCGGGGAGTCCCCCGCGCCCACGCCCGCCGCACCCGTCGCCGCCCCCGCGGCGAAGGTCGACGCCGCCGCCCAGCGCACCGCCCGCAAGGAGGCGCAGCGCCTCGAACGGCGGGTCGACCAGCTCACCAAGCGCGAGGAGAAGCTGCACGCGCAGCTGGCCGAGGCCGCGACCGACCCGCCCCGGCTGGCCGAGCTGGACCGGGCGCTGAAGGAGGTCGTCGCCGAACGGGAGTCGGCCGAGATCGAGTGGTTCGCCGCGGCGGAGCGGGCGGAGGGATGA
- a CDS encoding AfsR/SARP family transcriptional regulator, with amino-acid sequence MWIRLLGTVSVLGTDGAELRVAGLRLRGLLARLALDAGRVVDTATLVDALWGETPPATPNALQSLVTRLRRVLGPDRVVGAAGGYRLAVAPDRVDALRFAELRAGAAGEADPRRARELLAGALALWAGAPLADLRELPFAGPVAVRLADARATAAEELAGRGLADGAPGAGLDTLTAVLDDHPLRESAAVALARSLHATGRRADALDVLDRTRTALATELGVDPGPELRHARAELLHDAPDTRPTAPAVTGAPQDTPEDAGPRRGDGPAARHRSPALTSFVGRADDLARLQALLGAARLVTVTGPGGTGKTRIVEEVLRRSDGAAAVAELAPLTGTDQVAAAVLHAVGGPDLAVADRGGSDTLARLRATLAGRELLLVLDNCEHLVAGVAELVHDLLTAVGGLRVLATSREPLGVPGEHLLPLGALDDEQAARLFTDRAAAVVPGFDPGDGRTVAALCRRLDGQPLPIELAAARVRTLSTGEILARLDDRFRLLVGGARTALPRHRTLRAVVDWSWDLLEDPERTLARRFGIFAGAVDAAAVRAVCGASDPGGDPWDLLAALVEKSLVVAVAGTDGAPTRYRMLETVREYSLARLAESAEEQWIAGAHGDWVLGVLEPGEPRLRTGAQLDWLGVVRSVEGEAVRALDRAVDAGRADRAHRLLAALSWGWLIRGEQPTLLHRSATVAALPAAGTGPAGALNRTMHALLLAGHGDTGTVRADIDAVLDAIGDLPRPLHPVVALAGPVSRAFTDGDESDLLTLAAGDGDPWLRAAAAEIVALGAENRGDLDVQRTHLRIAHRLFGEVGDRFGLGVVVLSLGELEDFAGDRAAAAAAYREAIALTSELGNLDDLPQYRMQLAHVTARDGDAATARQQMRQALVDLGDRPQPETPGWFDWGHADVERRLGNPHRALELLDTVWEPVPPGPGLLQRDAVLHMMAAAVELDLGRPQRARPLLDHAADAALASEDGPVLGQVAETAARWALAEGDPDRAGELLGIAIDRRGTLHLGDPEVVATRDGVRAALGPERTDAALARGRAVPRDVAPRPRPATAARSR; translated from the coding sequence GGGCTGCGGCTGCGCGGGCTGCTGGCCCGCCTGGCACTCGACGCCGGGCGGGTGGTCGACACCGCGACCCTGGTCGACGCGCTCTGGGGCGAGACCCCGCCCGCCACCCCGAACGCGCTGCAGTCCCTGGTCACCCGGCTCCGGCGGGTGCTGGGCCCGGACCGGGTCGTCGGTGCCGCGGGCGGTTACCGGCTCGCTGTCGCCCCGGACCGGGTGGACGCGCTGCGGTTCGCCGAGCTGCGGGCCGGGGCCGCGGGCGAAGCGGATCCCCGGCGGGCCCGGGAACTGCTGGCCGGGGCACTGGCCCTGTGGGCCGGGGCACCGCTCGCGGACCTGCGTGAGCTGCCGTTCGCCGGGCCGGTCGCCGTGCGGCTCGCCGACGCCCGCGCGACGGCGGCCGAGGAGCTGGCCGGGCGGGGGCTCGCCGACGGGGCCCCCGGTGCCGGGCTGGACACACTGACCGCCGTCCTCGACGACCACCCGCTGCGGGAGTCCGCGGCCGTCGCGCTGGCCCGCAGCCTGCACGCGACCGGCCGCCGGGCGGACGCGCTCGACGTCCTGGACCGGACCCGCACGGCGCTCGCCACGGAGCTGGGCGTCGACCCGGGGCCCGAGCTCCGCCACGCCCGCGCCGAGCTGCTGCACGACGCCCCTGACACCCGGCCCACGGCACCCGCGGTGACCGGTGCGCCCCAGGACACCCCGGAGGACGCCGGGCCACGGCGCGGCGACGGTCCGGCGGCACGGCACCGCAGCCCGGCCCTGACCTCGTTCGTCGGCCGTGCGGACGATCTCGCGCGGTTGCAGGCGCTGCTCGGTGCCGCCCGTCTGGTCACCGTGACCGGCCCCGGCGGCACCGGGAAGACCCGGATCGTCGAGGAGGTGCTGCGCCGGTCCGACGGCGCGGCGGCCGTCGCCGAGCTGGCCCCGCTCACCGGTACCGACCAGGTCGCGGCGGCCGTCCTGCACGCGGTCGGCGGGCCGGACCTGGCCGTCGCCGACCGGGGCGGGTCCGACACCCTGGCCCGGCTGCGGGCGACGCTGGCCGGGCGCGAGCTGCTGCTCGTCCTGGACAACTGCGAGCACCTCGTCGCCGGGGTCGCGGAGCTCGTGCACGACCTGCTCACCGCCGTCGGAGGGCTGCGGGTGCTCGCGACCAGCCGGGAGCCGCTGGGTGTCCCGGGCGAGCACCTGCTCCCGCTCGGCGCTCTGGACGACGAGCAGGCCGCCCGGCTGTTCACCGACCGCGCCGCCGCCGTCGTCCCCGGGTTCGATCCGGGTGACGGCCGGACCGTCGCCGCGCTCTGCCGCCGGCTCGACGGCCAGCCACTGCCGATCGAGCTGGCGGCCGCGCGGGTCCGCACGCTGAGCACCGGGGAGATCCTCGCGCGGCTCGACGACCGGTTCCGGCTGCTGGTGGGCGGCGCCCGCACCGCGCTGCCCCGGCACCGGACGCTGCGCGCGGTCGTCGACTGGAGCTGGGACCTGCTCGAGGATCCCGAACGCACGCTCGCCCGCCGGTTCGGGATCTTCGCCGGGGCCGTCGACGCCGCCGCGGTCCGGGCGGTGTGCGGTGCGTCCGACCCCGGCGGCGACCCGTGGGACCTGCTCGCCGCGCTGGTGGAGAAGTCGCTGGTCGTGGCCGTGGCGGGCACGGACGGGGCACCGACGCGCTACCGGATGCTGGAGACGGTCCGCGAGTACTCGCTGGCCCGGCTCGCCGAGTCCGCGGAGGAGCAGTGGATCGCCGGGGCACACGGGGACTGGGTGCTCGGCGTGCTGGAGCCGGGCGAGCCGCGGTTGCGGACCGGTGCCCAGCTGGACTGGCTCGGCGTCGTGCGGTCCGTCGAGGGGGAGGCGGTGCGGGCGCTGGACCGGGCCGTCGACGCCGGTCGTGCGGACCGGGCACACCGGCTGCTGGCCGCGCTGAGCTGGGGCTGGCTGATCCGGGGCGAGCAGCCGACGCTGCTGCACCGGTCCGCGACGGTCGCCGCGCTGCCGGCCGCCGGGACCGGACCGGCGGGTGCGCTGAACCGGACGATGCACGCGCTCCTGCTGGCCGGGCACGGCGACACCGGGACCGTGCGGGCCGACATCGACGCCGTGCTCGACGCCATCGGCGACCTGCCCCGGCCGCTGCACCCGGTCGTCGCGCTCGCCGGGCCGGTGTCGCGGGCGTTCACCGACGGCGACGAGTCCGATCTGCTCACGCTGGCCGCCGGGGACGGCGATCCGTGGCTGCGGGCCGCGGCGGCCGAGATCGTCGCGCTCGGGGCGGAGAACCGGGGCGATCTGGACGTCCAGCGCACCCACCTGCGGATCGCGCACCGGCTGTTCGGCGAGGTGGGCGACCGCTTCGGTCTCGGCGTGGTCGTGCTCTCCCTCGGCGAGCTGGAGGACTTCGCCGGGGACCGGGCGGCCGCGGCCGCCGCCTACCGGGAGGCGATCGCACTGACCAGCGAGCTGGGCAACCTCGACGACCTGCCGCAGTACCGGATGCAGCTCGCCCACGTCACGGCCCGCGACGGGGACGCGGCGACGGCCCGGCAGCAGATGCGGCAGGCACTCGTCGACCTCGGCGACCGCCCGCAGCCGGAGACGCCCGGCTGGTTCGATTGGGGGCACGCGGACGTCGAACGCCGGCTCGGGAACCCGCACCGGGCCCTGGAACTGCTGGACACGGTGTGGGAACCGGTGCCGCCCGGCCCCGGGCTGCTGCAGCGCGACGCGGTGCTGCACATGATGGCCGCCGCCGTCGAGCTGGACCTCGGACGGCCACAGCGGGCCCGCCCGCTGCTCGATCACGCCGCCGACGCCGCCCTCGCCAGCGAGGACGGGCCGGTGCTCGGCCAGGTCGCGGAGACCGCGGCACGCTGGGCGCTGGCCGAGGGCGACCCGGACCGGGCCGGTGAGCTGCTCGGGATCGCGATCGACCGGCGCGGCACGCTGCACCTCGGCGATCCCGAGGTCGTCGCCACCCGCGACGGTGTCCGCGCCGCGCTCGGCCCGGAGCGGACCGACGCCGCGCTGGCCCGTGGGCGCGCGGTCCCCCGCGACGTCGCACCCCGCCCGCGCCCGGCCACCGCGGCGCGCAGCCGGTAG
- a CDS encoding ATP-binding cassette domain-containing protein: protein MNTPAIEVDDLVRTFGDVRAVDGISFTARPGQVLGLLGPNGSGKTTTVRMLATLLAPTGGRAAVLGHDVVSDAPAVRRRIGLTGQYAAVDDALTGRDNLVLIGRLLDLPARVARATAADLIDRFGLAEAAGRRVRTYSGGMRRRLDLAASLVGDPEVLFLDEPTTGLDPRHRNEVWDTVRRLAADGVTVLLTTQYLEEADQLAHDLVVLDRGRVIAEGTAAGLKARIGGRLLHVRPALPADAPRVAAVVAAETGSEPSTAPSGEVSASAADPRALRRTEDRLTADGVAIAEIGLRLPSLDDVFLTLTGHAVAAAPTGGTS from the coding sequence ATGAACACTCCCGCGATCGAGGTCGACGACCTGGTCCGCACCTTCGGCGACGTCCGCGCCGTCGACGGCATCTCCTTCACCGCCCGCCCGGGCCAGGTCCTCGGCCTGCTCGGGCCGAACGGCTCCGGCAAGACGACGACCGTCCGGATGCTCGCGACTCTGCTCGCACCGACCGGCGGCCGGGCCGCCGTGCTCGGGCACGACGTCGTCTCCGACGCCCCCGCGGTCCGCCGCCGGATCGGCCTGACCGGCCAGTACGCCGCCGTCGACGACGCGCTCACCGGCCGGGACAACCTCGTCCTCATCGGACGCCTGCTCGACCTCCCCGCCCGCGTCGCCCGCGCCACGGCCGCCGACCTGATCGACCGCTTCGGACTCGCGGAGGCCGCGGGCCGCCGTGTCCGCACCTACTCCGGCGGCATGCGCCGGCGCCTCGACCTGGCCGCCAGCCTCGTCGGTGACCCCGAGGTGCTGTTCCTCGACGAGCCGACCACCGGCCTGGACCCGCGGCACCGCAACGAGGTGTGGGACACCGTCCGCCGGCTCGCCGCGGACGGGGTGACGGTCCTGCTCACCACCCAGTACCTGGAGGAGGCCGACCAGCTCGCGCACGACCTCGTCGTCCTCGACCGGGGCCGGGTCATCGCCGAGGGCACGGCGGCCGGGCTCAAGGCCCGGATCGGCGGCCGGCTGCTGCATGTACGGCCCGCCCTTCCGGCCGACGCTCCCCGGGTCGCCGCCGTCGTCGCGGCCGAGACCGGATCGGAGCCGTCGACGGCACCGTCCGGCGAGGTCAGCGCGTCCGCGGCGGACCCGCGGGCGCTGCGCCGCACCGAGGACCGGCTGACCGCCGACGGCGTCGCCATCGCCGAGATCGGCCTGCGGCTGCCCAGCCTCGACGACGTCTTCCTCACCCTCACCGGCCACGCCGTGGCCGCCGCCCCCACCGGAGGGACCTCGTGA